The nucleotide window AACTGCCCAACTTTCATACAGGTTGCGTCTTTAAATATGGTTAGCAAGCGTTACCGATTGTGTCGATAGTCCGGCAGAAATCCACATTCTCGTCAGCATGCCGGCCGTCAGGTTCTGATGGAATTAACGTCGAAGCCCAAATTCTCTGCTTCAGCGCTTTTGTTCAAACCGACGCTTTGTTTTTCTCGCGCGAACCGAATCCATCATCCGAAAGAAAGACGGCGGTGTGTTTCCCCGCCGCCTTGATCATTGACGTGTTGCCGTCGCGCTTAGCGCAGGAGCAGCAGCACGCTCCGCTGCGACTGCTTGGCCAGCGCCAGGCACAGCGATCGACCGGCGGGTCAAGAGCGTGAATTCGAAACTACTTCGCCGCGTCCGAATTCATTCCGTATTTCTACCGGCCACCTGCAGAAAAGCCCCGCCAAATCGGCACTAATCGCATCTTCACCATTGGTTAACCATCATCGGGAAGGATGCCGAATCTGCCGGCGGGCACCGACAATGCGCGAAAGCGCCAAACGGAGAACAGGCATGGCCTTGAAAGTCGAGCTCAAACCGCACGAGCGAATCATCATCGGCGCCTGCGTGGTCACCAATACCGATCAGCGCGCCAGGCTGTTGATCGACGGCGACAGGATTCCGATCCTGCGCGAGAAAGACATCCTCACACCCGAGAGCGCGAATACGCCGGCCAAGCTGGTCTATCTCGCCGTGCAGCTCATGTACCTGTCACCGGATCCGATGGCGCACCATCCGACCTATTTCAGCCTCGTGCGCGACATCCTCACGACAATGCCGAGCGCATGGCCCTTCATCGAGGGCATCAACAACTTCACCCTGAACGGCGACCTCTACCACGCGCTGAAGGAAGCGAAGAAATTGATCGGCCATGAGGAGCAGATCCTGGAGACCGCCCGTAAACTGCAATCGTCCGAGCAGCCCGATCGCAAATCCGCATAACTACGCCCCAAAGCAAAGAAGCCTCCGCAAGGAGGCTTTTTTCGTTGCGAGTGAACAATGCTCGATCAGATCGGCAGGAACTTGGTCAGCGTGGTCTGGTAGAGCATGGACGTCGTTTGATACGATGCCTGCAGAGCGGTCTGCAGCGCCAGAATCTTGGTCGCCACCTCGTCCTGATTGATGCCTTCGATCTGGTCGAGCATTGTCTGCGCCATTCCCTTGAGTTGGGTCTGGCGGTCGGTCGAAGCCTTGATCGCGTTCTGCGCACCGGCAAACTCCGCCTGCATGTCCTGAATCGATTGCTGGCCGGTCTGTGGCGCCAGGTTTGCCGAAATCCGCTGCTGCAGCGCGTTCACCTGCATCTTTGAATTCGGATTGGCGGCATTGGTCGTGACCGCGGCATACACCGCGATGTTCTGCAACTCGTAGCGTAGCGCCTGCTCGTTGGCGCGCGCGCCATATTGCACCGTGATGGACTGGTCGATGCGCGCGATCGCCGTGCCGCGCGCCGGATCGGTGCCGACTTCGCCGGTGTACCACGAGACCGTGTTGGCTGTTGTGCCGCCGATCAGATTGGTGGCCGTGGCAAACGGCGGACCGTTGACTCGCAGCGGCGCCGGATTTGCGTTCGCCGTGGCGCCGAAGCCCAGCGCCGCGAATGCGGCCGCGTTCGAACTGGAAACCGTCAGGCTCGCGCCGTCACCACCGTGCAGCGCAATTACACCGCCGGTGACGGTCGACGGCGTACCGGTGCCGGTGATCGAATCGATCTTTGCCAGCAAGGTCTGGACGCTATCGGTGATATTGAGCTGGTTGCCCGTCGCGCCCGACGCGACGAAGGTGATCGGCGTGCCGTTGACCGTAATCGTATCGCCCGCCGCAAAGCTCGCAGCCAGCGAGTCCGTTCCCGCCGCGCCGGACAGCAGGGTGGCGCCGGTGATCGGCGCCGGCACCGCGGCCTGGTTGTTGACCGCACTTCCGGTGACGGTCGCGGACGGATTGAAGAAATTGTCGGATGCAGCGATGGCGGACGCGGCGACCAGCGCCGTGTCGCTCAACGTCTGGACCGAGGACGTCAACGCGGCCTGCAGGTTTGCGGTGGTTGCAACCGTATCGGCTCCGATCAAAAACGAACCGGCAGGCGGCGGGTTCGTCGTCGTCGCGGTCAGCGTGATTGCCTCGGTCGTGCCATCGGGCAGGTTGAAGTTGAACGTGATCTTGTCGCCGTTGTTCGGATTGACGGCACCGAGATCGATGGTGGCAGCCGGCGGCGCGCCGGTCGGCTGGGTCACCGTCGCTCCCGTCAGCGAGGAACTGATCGCACCGAGCTTCAACCCGAACGATGAGCCGTCTTCGGCCAGGCTGGTCACGGTGGTCGTCAATGGCGGCGACGATACCGTCAGATGCGCCATATTGCCGACGCCCTGATCGGCCTGGCGTCGCTCGTTGATCAGTTGCTTCAATCCCGCCTGCGTTCCCACGCCGTCGAGCATGACGTCGGCCGGCACTGTCGCAGCGGTGTCGGTGGTGCGTCCGGAGAACAGGTAGCGATCACCCGACTGGCTGTTGAGCAGCGACACTGCGTTCGAGAACGCCGCCTGCGCCGTGATCTGGCCGGAGGTCTGACCGTTATCGTTGAGCACGATGGTCGATGTGCTGGCCGCGCTCTTCACCGACGTGCCGATATCGACCAAGCCCTGTAGCGCCAGGTTAACGACGTTGAGCCTTGTATTTACGTTGGTTGCGGTGTCCTTGAACGCGTCGATGCTGCTGACCTGAGCGCGCAAACTCAGCGCAAAGCCGCGATTGGCGCCCTGCCCCGCATAGGTCGTCGAGACCCGGCCGCTGGCGAGTTGCTGCGTCAGCTCCTCGAGCTGCTTCCGGAGACCGATGATCGAGGTCCCGATATAGGATGTCCTGCCGCTAACGCCATCAATCGACATGAAACCCTCACATGGCCTGGATCAGCGTGTCGTACATCTGCTTGATGGACGACATCACGCGCGCATTGGCGGAATAGGCATTCTGCAGCGCAAGGAGATGCGCCATCTCGTCGTCTATGTTGACGCCCGAGGCATCGGTCACCTTCTTCTGCAGGGTGTTCAACACCACGGCCTGACCGTCGGCGAGTTGCTTGGCGGCCGTTGCGGCTTCGCCCTGCTGACTGATGAACTGCTTGGCGAAGTTGACCAGCGTGCCGGTGAACGGAGCGCCGGTGGTTCCGATGCCAGTTTGCGGGGAATAGCGATAACTGCCCGACTGTAGCTGTGTGAGAATGAAGTCGGATCGCGTGGTATCGCCTGCAGCCGTCAACGGGCTGGTCGAAAATACGATGGTGCGCGAAGGATCGCCAAGCAGTGCGGTGTTGACGCTGATGCGACCGGCAAGACCCGTCTGCTGCGGCCCGTTGGCGGTAAGCGCGCCGGTATAGAGCCCGCCGTTGTCCGTGAACAGCGGGAGCTGCGCGTTACCGCTGGTGAGCGACGACATTGTCGTGGTGACCGATGCAGCCAGAATGTCGGAGCGATTCGGCGCGCCGTCGTCCAGCACGCGCAAGGTCGAGCCCGACGGGTTTGAGAACTGAAGATTGGCAGTCGACCCGAGCGCAGCGTTGAGCTGGGAAACCACCGATGCCATGCCGGCGGAAAAATTGATACCAAGCACCTCGTCATTCGGATCGAGCGTCGTGGTATTGCTCAGCGGCAGCACGCTCGGATCGTCGACGCGCACGATCGAGAGATTGTGCGTGATGCCCGTGGTGTTGTCCTTGTAGGTGACGTGGATGACATTGCCGGACTGCAAGCCGGTGAGATCGAGATCGTAGCCGGCCTGCGGCAGCACGGACGCGGGAGCGGCAGTGCCCGCAGTCGTCTTGTCCGACAGCGCGCTCGACATCGCTGCCGCGAACTGGTCGATCTGCGCCTGCGCCTTCACCAGCGTGTTGTCGCGCAGCTCGAGATAGGCAGCGATCTTGCCCGACCGAATCGAGTTGGTCGACACCAGATCGTAGCTACCGCCATGCGGGAAGTTGATGGTGATGGTGCCGACGTTGTTCTTGGTCGGGTCGGGATTGTACAGCGTGTTGGGCGTCATCGTGCCCTGGGGATTGAACGATAGCTGCGCCGCCTCGGTGCCGACCAGTTGCACGCCGGAATTCGTGAACACCGTTACCTGGTTGAGGTCGTTGACGACCGTTCTGATGTCCATCAGGCTCGACAACTGGGTGATGTATTGATCGCGCTGATCGAGCAACGATGCCGTCGCAGCGTCCGTCTTGCCGTTGTTCTGGAGCTGGTTGTTGATGAACGCGATCTGGGCCATCGCGTTGTTTGCCGTCACGATGGAATCGTTGATGCCCATCTCGGCGTTGGCGCGAAGGGCTTGAATCCCCTGCGTCGTCGCATTGAGCGTCTGCGCCATCGTCTGCGCGGCGCTGACGGCGCCGATCCGCGCCGACTGCGAGTCCGGGCTCGTAGACAGGCCCTGAAATGCGGTCAACAGCTTGTTGAACGCATCTTCGATGGTACCGGTTTCAGCCGGATTTCCGTAGACATTCTGCAGATTGGCGAGGAAGGTCGAACGAATATCGGCATAGGCTGCGCCGGAGGTTTCCGTGCGCAGTTGCGTCTGCAAATACTGGTCGAGCTGCCGGTCGACGCCGTGGAGCAGAACGCTCGAGCCGTAATCGCCGGTCACGCCGGCGGACTGGATGATCGACTTCCTGACGTATCCAGGCGTTTCCGCATTGGCGACGTTCGATCCGACCAGCGAGATCGCGGCCTGCGTCGCGCGCAGGCCGGACATTGCGGTGGAGAGAGCCTGACTCAAACCCATGACTAATATGCCCGTCTCAAATCACGTCGCGAACGGCGCTGCGAACTATCGCAGCACATTCAGGAGATCCTGCACCATCGTGTTGGAGGTGGTGATGACCTTGGTGTTGGCCGAGTAAGCCTGCTGGGTGATGATCAACTTGGTAAACTCGTCGGCGATGTCGGTGTTGGACCCTTCCAGCGAGGAGCCGACGATCGTTCCGGCCTTGCCGAACAGCGCCTGTCCGGACGCGTCGGTGACCTCGAACGCGCCACCATTGACGCGCTTGAGAAAGTTGGTTCCGTTGAAGGTCGCGACCGAGATTTCGGCAAGGTCGAGGTTGCGGCCATTGGAATAGTTACCGACGATGCGGCCGTTGGTGCCGACGCCGACGGACTGCAACTGACCGGCGGGGAAGCCGTCCTGCTGAATCTGGTTGACCTGCACGTTGCCGTTGGCATCAGCGAACTGGGTGACACCGCCGGTGCCGAAGTTGATGACGGGACTGCCCAGTGCGACGCCGTTGACGACAGCATTGGTAAGCGTGATGTTCGGAACCGCCGGCGACATCTGGCCTGAGGCAGAGAAGGTGAAATTGGTGTTGACGTTCTGCCACGAGACCTGGGTGCCGGTTGCGTTGGGATTAACCTGGTAGAACAGGTTCCAGGTGTCGGTATGGCCGGCGCCGAGCGAGGCGCTGTCGACCTTGGCCCAGCGGAACTGCAGGTTCACCGGAGCGCCCGAGACGTCGTAGGTCGTGACCGCACCACCTGCCACCGACTCGGCTAGGAACGTCGAGTTGTCGTTGCCGATGACCTGGCCGGTGCCTACCCCGCCGCCGCCGCCGCGCGTCGCCGTCGCGGTGCCAGTAAAGCCGAGTGCGGCGAAGGCCGTGGTATTCGAGCTCGTGACCGAGAGATCGGACGTAGTGCCGGAATGCAGCGTGATCGAGCCTGATGTGATCGACGACGGAGTAGCTGTGCCGGTGATCGAGTCGATCTTGGCGAGCAGGTCCGCGATGTCGTCGTCGATGTTGAGCTCGGTTGCGCCGGCGCCGGCGGCCACGAAGGTAATCACATTGCCATTGATCGTGATGGTGTCGCCAACGGCAAAGTTGGCGGAGATCGAGTCGGTGCCCGCAGCGCCCGAGAGCAAGGTCGCTCCGGTGTTGGCGACCGACGGAGTAGCCTTGTTGTTCTGCACGGTGCCGGTGACCGTGCTATCCGTGTAGGGCGCCGGAGGCGTGCCGAGCACCAGCGGATTATATCCGACGCTGTATGATGCCGGCGCGATCAGTTCCGATCCGGGAACGGAAACATCGTGCTTGGTTGTCAGCGGATAGCTGGCGAGGTTGGCGCGATAGTCGATTCTGGTGGTTTGCTGCGCCGGCAGGAAGTCGTTCTGGAATCTGAGAACCTGCGGCGAACTGCCGGAGGGGTTGCCGGTGGTCGGATCGATCGGCACGCCCTGCAGATAGTAGCCGGCGCCATTGACGAGATAGCCGCTCTTGTCGAGCTGGAAGTCACCGCGGCGGGTGTAGCGGTCGACGCCGTCGAACACGGGCGTGCCGTCGGTGAAGTTGCCGGGCCTCTGCACCGCGAAGAAGCCGTTGCCGTTGATCGCCATGAACGTCGCGACCGATGCCGTCTGCACGTCGCCCTGCACCGAGTTGGTGGAGCGCGACTGCGTGGTCACGCCGCCGGCGAGCTGCGCGGTCGAGGCGGTCTGCGGAATGAGATCCAGGAAGGAGGTATCGACGCGCTTGAACGCCGTGGTCTGCGAGTTGGCGATATTGCCCGAGACGTTTTCCAGCGCGTAGGAGTTGGCGCGGAGGCCGCCGACCGCGGTGGTGAGAGCGCCGAAGATACCCATGACATTTTCTCCAAATTCGATCCGGGCGGCTCGCCGGTCCACGTAAACCCAGGCCGCGTCGGGAGAAGATGTCGCAAGCGTTGTGCCAAACAACAAAACATATAAAAATCAAATACTTAATAAAAAAGCCCCGGTCCAAAGACCAGGGCACATTTGCCGGGCGGGCAACAATTGCCGGGCGGCGGCCGTTACGAAGCCGATGGCGCCGCCGGGTGGAAAACCAGCCCAAAGCCGTCGATGCAATAGCGCAAGCCGGTCGGTTTTGGCCCGTCGTCGAAGACGTGTCCGAGGTGCCCGCCGCAGCGGCGGCAATGCACTTCAGTGCGCAGCATGCCGTAGGTGCGGTCCTCGGTCTTGCCCAGCGCATTGTCGAGCGGTTGCCAGAAACTCGGCCAGCCGGTGCCGCTGTCATATTTCGTATCAGAGGAGAATAGCGGCAGATCGCACCCGGCGCAGGCGAAAATGCCCTTGCGTTTTTCCTTCAGGAGTGGGCTCGAACCCGGCCGCTCTGTGCCGTGCTTGCGCAGGATTTCATACTGCTGCGGCGTGAGCTGGGCGCGCCATTCGGCGTCGGTCTTTTCCACCTCGAATTTCCCGGCGGCCTGTGCCGGCATGGTGCGCAGCCAGCGGAAAGCGGCCAAGCCAAACAGGCCGGCTACGGATGCGAGCAGGATACGGCGGTCGAACATGGAAATCTCCGTGCGGGGGCGTAACGGTTCGCCATCAAGTACGGCCCGGAAGCGCCGAAGTTACACCGATCCGTCCCGGATTTTCTCACTTTCCTGCGAGGGAGCGACCGGCATCCCGCCGTCCCGGGCCTCTGCCGGCCGCGGCGATTGCGGACGCACGGGGCGCGGCGCTACCGGCGGACGACGCGGCGGCCTGGTTCCGGCCTGCCGGTTGGCCTCTGCCAACCGCGCCTCGCGCACCCGTTCCCGGGCGCGGGCGCCTTCGCGGAAACGGGCCAACGCGCCCGCCGCGGCGGATTGGCCCCGCCCCCACAGGCCGATCAGATGGCCGGCCACGCGGCCGGTGGTGCCGCCCGCCCAGACCAGTTCGAATGGCGAGAACAGTTTCCAGCGGTCCTCGCCCCACAGGATGCTGCGCGCGATGACCTGCCCCGCCATCGCCGAGGTGTTCAGCCCGTGGCGGCCGAAGCCGCTGGCAACCCAAAGCCCTTTGCGTAGCTGGCCGATCTGCGGCATGGCGTGCACGGTCACCCCGACCGCGCCGCCGAACACGTCTGATATCGGGACTTTACCGAGCCTCGGGAAGATAGTGGCAATGCGGCGCTGAATGACGGGTGCAAAGCGACGCGGCCGCGCTTCCCACGTGGTTTCCGGGCTCGCCCACATCAGCCGGTCGCCACCGACGATTCGGAAATGATCGATGCCGTCGCTATCGGCCACCGAGCCCTTGAAGGCGATCACCTCGCCAAGCCGCTCGCCGAGCGGCTCCGTCACCGCGGCATAGCGCCAGACCGGCAGCAGCGTCTCCGACAGGCGCCGCAACGGGGCGCCGAGATGAACGTTTCCGGCCAGCACGATGTGCGAGGCACGCAGCCGCGCCGACGGCGTCACGATGCGCTTGCGAATGCCGGACGGATCGATGCTGACGACCGGCGTATCCTCGAAGATGCGCGCGCCCGCCCGCTTTGCCTGCGCGGCAAGGCCGTGGATGTATTTGCGGCCGTCAATCTGGAACGCGCGCGGATAATAAATGCCATGGAAATAGCGCGCCGTCCCGAGCTGATCGCGAACGCGATCGACCTGCCATCCCTCGACTTCGGTCTCGAAATCCTCGCTCAGCGTCTGCAGCCGGCTGATCAGCGCCTCGCCGACATCGACGTTGGAGACCTCCAGCGCGCCTTCAGTGAGCGCAATTCCCGGCATCGCCTCTTCGGTTGCGGCGGCGCGAACGTAATCGGCGCCCTCCTTCGACAGCGCCCACAATTCGCGCGCGTCTTCGATGCCCACGCGCTCGATCAAATCGCCGATCGGAAGGCTGTAGCCCGGCATGACCGTGCCGAGTTGATGGCCAGACGCATTCCAGCCGACATGCCGGCCTTCCAGCACGGCCACGCTGGCGCCGCGGCGCGCAGCCTCCAGCGCTACCGTAAGGCCGGCAACGCCGGCTCCCACAACGCAAATGTCGACATCCAGGTCGAACGAAAGACGCGAGCGAAAAGGGCCGTCGTCGGGGCCGTTGGTCGCACTTGAGAAAGTCTCGGGCATGGCGTTTCTTACGGGCGGCTGCAGCGCTTGTCACCTCGTCCCAGACATGAGCTTGTAGATTAGTCCAGACTAAGACCGAATCGAGATCGCGCCATGCGCCGTTTGATGCTGCTGCGTCACGCCAAGACCGAACACGACGCGCCTTCGGGCCATGACCAGGACCGCCGTCTCGACGAGCGCGGCCGAATGGACGCCGCCGCGATCGGAACCTGGATCGGCCACCATCCGCCCTTTCCCGATGCCGTTCTGGTTTCGACTGCAGTGCGGGCGCAACAGACCTGGGAAATCGCACGCGATGCGATCAAGGATGCAGTGCGGGAACGACCGCCGCGGCCGCGGGTCGAACTGCTCGACGAACTCTACGGCGCCGAGCCGACGCAGCTCCTGCGGATCATCCGCATGGCCGAGGTCTCCGATCCCGCACGCCTGATGCTGATCGGCCACAATCCCGGCATGCATGAGCTGGCGCTGATGCTCGCCGGCAGCGGCGACGCGATGGCGAAGAAGGGGCTCGAGGACAATCTGCCGACCGCGGGACTGGCGATCCTCGACTTTCCGACTGACGACTGGAGCGAGGTGGCGTTCCGCCGCGGCAAGCTCGTGCGCTTCACCAGCCCGAAACTGCTGAAGCAGGCGCTGGACGATTGAGGCGCTCGGACATCCAAGCTCGGCCGTGCTAAGCTCGCCAGGACGCTATTTTTCGAGCGAATTAGGAACAAGTTTGCGTAAAAGAAAGCGCATCAAAACAAAGGGCTGGAGCTGGATTCTGACAAATCAGAACCGACGGGCTGCAGCGGGAGGCTCAGATGTTCAAGTCGATTCTCGTGCCGATCGATCTGGCCGATACCGATCTGGCCAAGCCCGCGATCGCGACCGCCGCAACGTTGTCGCAAACCTGGAGCGGCTCGGTACGACTGCTCAATGTGTTGCCGATGACGCCGGCGATGCTGGCAGAATATGTGCCGGCCGATTTCGATGCCCAGCAGCGCGCGACCTCGGAGGAAGCACTCGCAATCGTGGCGAAGGAATCCGGCATCGAGGCGCGGCGCATTTCCACCGCAGTGCGGAAAGGCGGCATCTATCACGAGATCCTAGAAGAGGCAGCGGCGATCAAGGCCGACCTGATCGTGATGACCTCGCACCGGCCGGCGATGCGAACGTATTTCCTCGGCTCCAACGCCGGCCACGTCGTGCGTTACGCCAAGTGCTCGGTGCTGGTAGTCCGGCACTGACGGGGTCGCCCAACTCAAAATATCGAAAACAACCCCATGCAAAGTAGGCCGGGCCCCCGGCCGGCAGCGGGCGAAACAAATGCGGCCCGATCTTTCGACCGGGCCGGATGGCATGACAGCCTTCAATCCTGTTGATCAGAGATAGCGTCCGAACTCTGGATCGACCACGCCGCGGACGGCCGAATCGATCCGGCCGCGCTCGATGCCGATGTCGCGCAGTGCGCGATCGTCCAGCTCATTCAGGGTTCTGATGGCCTGGCGGTATGCCAAATGGGTGGCGATGCGATTCACCCAGCCTCCGAGCACGCCGAACAATCCGGCCTGGCTCTTGCGGGAAGCAGACTGACCTGCCGTCTGGGATATCGTCGTCATCGTCGTTCTCCTTCTTTCAAACGGCAAAACGCTGCCGCCGGCGCAACCGCCGCGAAGCGCCTGCACCTTCCAATGATCTGATTGCTTGCACCCCTCTCAGTGCAATCATGGGCTTGATGGGTTCAAAATGATCCGATACATTTCTCGGTGCAAGGAAAACATTGCTCTCGGTGCAATAATGTCGAAGTTCGAGTATTTGAAGCTTGCCGATACCGTCGCCGCCGAGATTGCCAACGGCGCGCTCAAGCCCGGCGATCGCTTGCCGCCGCAGCGCAGCTTCGCCTATCAGCGCAAGATCGCAGTTTCGACCGCGAGCCGCGTCTATACCGAGCTCCTGCGCCGCGGCCTGGTGGTCGGCGAAGTCGGACGCGGGACGTTCGTTTCGGGCGAGACGCGCCGTGGCATCGCCATGCCGGCAGAGCCGCGCGGCGCGCGTATCGATCTGGAAGTGAACTATCCGATACTGCCGACGCAATCGGCGATGATCGCGAGAAGCCTTGCAGGGCTGGAACGCCCCGAAGTGCTCGATCTCGCGTTGCGGCACTCGACCACGACAGGCACTCTTGCCGCGCGGACCATTTCCGCCGAGTTTCTTTCCCGCGAAGACTGGTCTCCGGCCCCCGATCAACTCGTGTTCACCGCGAACGGGCGGCAATGCATCGCCGCTGCACTCGCGGCGGTGGTGCCGAGCGGCGGCCGCTGCGGCGTCGAGGCGTTGACCTATCCCTTCATCAAGGACATCGCCGTCCGGCTCGGCGTGACGCTGGTGCCGCTTGCGATGGATGAGTTCGGTGTTCGTCCGGACGCGGTGCAGAAAGCTCACCGCGAAACGCATTTGTCGGCGCTCTACCTTCAGCCGACGATTCAAAATCCGCTCGGCATGACCATGCCTCCGGCGCGCCGCGCGGATTTGCTGCGCGTGGTCGAGAAGCTCGGCCTTACCGTCATCGAGGATACGGTCTACGGCTTTCTTGACGAAGAAACCCCGATGGCGGCGCTTGCGCCGGATAGCTGCATCACCTTGGACAGCCTGTCGAAGAAGGTGGCGCCCGGCCTTGCTCTGGGTTTCATCGTTTCGCCACCGCGGCTGCGCGAACGCGTCATGTCCGCGGTTCGATCGGGCGGATGGACAGCTTCGGGATTTGCGTTTGCCGCCGGACAGCGGCTGATGGCAGATGGCACCGTTGCCGAGCTGTCACGCCTGAAACGGATCGATGCGGCGCGGCGCCAGCAGATGGCGGCCAAATACCTTGCCGGATTCGAGGTCCAGGCCAACGTCAAATCCTACCATCTCTGGCTGACCTTGCCCCAGCACTGGCGCTCGCAGACATTCGTCGCGGCCGCAGCCCGGCGCGACATCGCGTTGACCCCTTCAACCACCTTCGCCGTAAGTCCAGGCCACGCCCCCAACGCCGTCCGTCTGGCGCTCGGCGCCCCCAGCACCGAACAGCTCGATCTGGCGCTGCGCACGTTGTCGGGAATGCTGACGGCGAAAGAAGACGTCGACACGACCGAATAGCGCTAGTACCTCTGCACAGAGGTTTTGACGGGTTGGCAGGGCAGCATTGCTGGGTCCCCCTAACATCTGGGTTCAGTGAGGGTCAGTCTGCCTTGGATGGACCGCATGGGCCACGGGCTGCCGTGACGCTACGTTGATTTGATGGCCGGTGTACCCCAGATAGCTGCCGACTTGATGCGGCGCCGCAAGTCGGCAGCCCTGGGCCAATAGCGGAAGTCGACGGCGTGCATGCACTACCCCGACGTTTGCACGATGGCGGATGAAGGCGAACTACAAGGCAGCGGACTTCAAGCCGATTTTAAGCTAAGGAGCTTCCCCCGGTTCCAATTTGGTTCGCTTGGGAAATTCCCTGATCACCTTTCGAAACACGAGTTTACCTTCATTCGGCTTCGACTTGTCCTCGGGATCATAGATGCAGCCTGCCCAGCTATTGTAGTTCGGATATTTTGCAGGGGCTGCCATGATAACGATTCCTAATTGACCGGCTAATTGGCTGGCCCAGCCACCGAAGATATCGGCAGACCGCGCAGGAGCAAAGGGCCCGACGATTTTGATGCGGGGGTCCGCCTCCACAAGATGAGCCGTACAGTCCTTCATCAGGCTAGGCGGGATGGGCTTTTGTTGCGGACTTCCTGTTTGGGCGTTTGCGATAGTGGCCAAACTTCCGGTCAGCATAGCCGACAGGACAAAGCGAAAACTCTTGCGCACCATTTCCCCCTCTATGTACCAGCGCACCGGTACGGGATTCCACCTGAACTTGCAACATCGTTCGAGTGCGCACGACGAATGCGCTAGTTGGTAAGCCCGAGGGTACTGACCGCTTTGGGTCTTGGTTGTGTGCAAACCGATAAGTCGGCACGCGGCCGTGGTCGGCAGGCGGCCGATGTTCTCGCGTCGGATCGTCCAATGACGGCCAAAGTGGGTATCGCGACGCGGTATTACGCTTTTCGACGCACTTTCTGACCTTCAGGTGGCGCGGATGGCTGCAATCAGGCTCGGTTTGCCGACGATGTTCATCACCCGTGTGAGGTTATAGGCGAGAACATGCAGCGCCATCTCAGCGGCGACATTCCGTAGGCGCTTCATCAGGAAGTGGCTCGCACCCATACGGGCTTTGATCGTGCCGAAGGGATGCTCGACCGTCTCGCGCCGCGTCCGCATGGCGTCGGGATTGGAATCGAGCCGTCTCTGGACCTCCTCGACCACATGCTCATGCTCCCAGCGCGTGATGCGGCGCTCCTTGGACGGCGTACAATGGCTCTTGATCGCGCAGCTCTGGCACGCCGCTGTCGACCAGTACCGGCGCAGCGTCATTCCATGCTCGATGTTGGTGTAGTGATAGGACAGCAGCTGGCCGGATGGGCAGCGGTAGACGTCCGCATCAGGCAGGTAGGCGAAGTCCTGTTTGCCGAACCGGCCCTCAGCCTTGGCGTTCGACGTCATGGGCTTGGGCAAGGTGACTGCAACGCCAGCCTCTTCGCAGGCTAATATCTCTTCTCCGTCGAAGTAGCCACGGTCGGCGACGGCCTCGAGTTTGTCCACTTCGAGCACTTCTTTGGCTTGTTTCGACATCCGAGCAAGCTGCCCACGGTCGTTGCCGACGTTTATGACCTCGTGCGTAACAATCAGATGGTGTTCGGTGTCCACAGCGACCTGGACATTGTAGCCGACGACGCCCGATCCGCGTCCGCTGGTGGCCATCGAACGGGCATCCGGATCGGTGAGCGATATCTGTTGATCCGGCGTGTTACGCATCTGCGCATCAAGCACTTCCAGGCGGCCCATCTCCTGCTTCAGCCGAGCGATCTTTTCCTTGATCCTCGTTGTCTTGATGATGATCGCTTCCGAAGGCTCCTGCCGATCGGCGCTATCGAGTTGACGCAGATATCGACCGACGCTTTCCTCGATCTGCGCCATCC belongs to Bradyrhizobium icense and includes:
- the flbT gene encoding flagellar biosynthesis repressor FlbT, which translates into the protein MALKVELKPHERIIIGACVVTNTDQRARLLIDGDRIPILREKDILTPESANTPAKLVYLAVQLMYLSPDPMAHHPTYFSLVRDILTTMPSAWPFIEGINNFTLNGDLYHALKEAKKLIGHEEQILETARKLQSSEQPDRKSA
- the flgK gene encoding flagellar hook-associated protein FlgK, with the protein product MGLSQALSTAMSGLRATQAAISLVGSNVANAETPGYVRKSIIQSAGVTGDYGSSVLLHGVDRQLDQYLQTQLRTETSGAAYADIRSTFLANLQNVYGNPAETGTIEDAFNKLLTAFQGLSTSPDSQSARIGAVSAAQTMAQTLNATTQGIQALRANAEMGINDSIVTANNAMAQIAFINNQLQNNGKTDAATASLLDQRDQYITQLSSLMDIRTVVNDLNQVTVFTNSGVQLVGTEAAQLSFNPQGTMTPNTLYNPDPTKNNVGTITINFPHGGSYDLVSTNSIRSGKIAAYLELRDNTLVKAQAQIDQFAAAMSSALSDKTTAGTAAPASVLPQAGYDLDLTGLQSGNVIHVTYKDNTTGITHNLSIVRVDDPSVLPLSNTTTLDPNDEVLGINFSAGMASVVSQLNAALGSTANLQFSNPSGSTLRVLDDGAPNRSDILAASVTTTMSSLTSGNAQLPLFTDNGGLYTGALTANGPQQTGLAGRISVNTALLGDPSRTIVFSTSPLTAAGDTTRSDFILTQLQSGSYRYSPQTGIGTTGAPFTGTLVNFAKQFISQQGEAATAAKQLADGQAVVLNTLQKKVTDASGVNIDDEMAHLLALQNAYSANARVMSSIKQMYDTLIQAM
- a CDS encoding flagellar hook protein FlgE produces the protein MGIFGALTTAVGGLRANSYALENVSGNIANSQTTAFKRVDTSFLDLIPQTASTAQLAGGVTTQSRSTNSVQGDVQTASVATFMAINGNGFFAVQRPGNFTDGTPVFDGVDRYTRRGDFQLDKSGYLVNGAGYYLQGVPIDPTTGNPSGSSPQVLRFQNDFLPAQQTTRIDYRANLASYPLTTKHDVSVPGSELIAPASYSVGYNPLVLGTPPAPYTDSTVTGTVQNNKATPSVANTGATLLSGAAGTDSISANFAVGDTITINGNVITFVAAGAGATELNIDDDIADLLAKIDSITGTATPSSITSGSITLHSGTTSDLSVTSSNTTAFAALGFTGTATATRGGGGGVGTGQVIGNDNSTFLAESVAGGAVTTYDVSGAPVNLQFRWAKVDSASLGAGHTDTWNLFYQVNPNATGTQVSWQNVNTNFTFSASGQMSPAVPNITLTNAVVNGVALGSPVINFGTGGVTQFADANGNVQVNQIQQDGFPAGQLQSVGVGTNGRIVGNYSNGRNLDLAEISVATFNGTNFLKRVNGGAFEVTDASGQALFGKAGTIVGSSLEGSNTDIADEFTKLIITQQAYSANTKVITTSNTMVQDLLNVLR
- a CDS encoding flagellar protein; its protein translation is MSIDGVSGRTSYIGTSIIGLRKQLEELTQQLASGRVSTTYAGQGANRGFALSLRAQVSSIDAFKDTATNVNTRLNVVNLALQGLVDIGTSVKSAASTSTIVLNDNGQTSGQITAQAAFSNAVSLLNSQSGDRYLFSGRTTDTAATVPADVMLDGVGTQAGLKQLINERRQADQGVGNMAHLTVSSPPLTTTVTSLAEDGSSFGLKLGAISSSLTGATVTQPTGAPPAATIDLGAVNPNNGDKITFNFNLPDGTTEAITLTATTTNPPPAGSFLIGADTVATTANLQAALTSSVQTLSDTALVAASAIAASDNFFNPSATVTGSAVNNQAAVPAPITGATLLSGAAGTDSLAASFAAGDTITVNGTPITFVASGATGNQLNITDSVQTLLAKIDSITGTGTPSTVTGGVIALHGGDGASLTVSSSNAAAFAALGFGATANANPAPLRVNGPPFATATNLIGGTTANTVSWYTGEVGTDPARGTAIARIDQSITVQYGARANEQALRYELQNIAVYAAVTTNAANPNSKMQVNALQQRISANLAPQTGQQSIQDMQAEFAGAQNAIKASTDRQTQLKGMAQTMLDQIEGINQDEVATKILALQTALQASYQTTSMLYQTTLTKFLPI